In the Methylophilus sp. 5 genome, one interval contains:
- the cysG gene encoding siroheme synthase CysG has product MQALPIFFNIAQRLCVVIGGGDVATRKVLMLRKAQGRVTVISPDLCDELRVLFEQGEIDYVQAAFQPEQLTSACLVIAATDDEAVNEAVSIAAKRLNIPVNVVDAPALCTFTMGSIIDRSPVVIAVSSEGNAPVLARHIRSKIETMLPAAYGRIATIAGEFREQVKTKFTNMPARRRFWEDVLNGPLVERVLSGQEQAARELLGELLSQSEDAPARGEVYLVGGGPGDPDLLTFRALRLMQQCDVCVYDKLVSKEVMELVRRDAELIYVGKSRDQHTLPQEEINSLLARLALEGKRVLRLKGGDPFIFGRGGEEIETLMQHGVPFQVVPGITAANGVSSYAGIPLTHRDYAQACLFITGHLKEGSIDLDWQAMARPRQTVVIYMGLVGLEQICAKLIAEGVSPDMPAAVIQQGTTQKQRVVESTLKDLAADVAAAGLKPPSLTIIGEVVKLRSRLNWFTPSDA; this is encoded by the coding sequence ATGCAAGCCTTACCGATTTTTTTTAATATTGCGCAACGACTGTGTGTCGTCATTGGCGGAGGTGATGTCGCGACGCGCAAAGTATTGATGCTGCGCAAGGCGCAAGGCCGTGTGACGGTGATCTCGCCAGATTTGTGTGATGAATTACGCGTGTTATTTGAGCAGGGCGAGATTGACTATGTGCAGGCTGCGTTTCAGCCTGAGCAATTGACCAGCGCCTGCCTGGTGATTGCAGCGACCGATGATGAAGCCGTCAATGAAGCAGTCTCTATTGCTGCCAAACGCCTCAATATCCCGGTGAATGTGGTGGATGCGCCTGCTTTATGCACGTTTACCATGGGCTCAATTATTGATCGCAGCCCGGTGGTGATTGCGGTGTCTAGTGAAGGCAATGCGCCGGTGTTGGCGCGGCATATCCGCAGCAAAATTGAAACCATGTTGCCTGCGGCCTATGGCCGAATCGCAACGATTGCAGGTGAATTTCGCGAGCAGGTCAAAACCAAGTTTACCAATATGCCTGCACGCCGCCGCTTTTGGGAGGACGTGCTCAATGGGCCGTTGGTCGAACGTGTTTTGTCTGGCCAGGAGCAAGCGGCGCGCGAGTTGTTGGGCGAGCTGTTAAGCCAAAGCGAAGACGCCCCTGCGCGCGGCGAAGTGTATCTGGTGGGCGGTGGCCCCGGTGACCCAGACTTGTTAACGTTTAGGGCTTTGCGCCTGATGCAGCAGTGCGATGTGTGTGTGTATGACAAGTTGGTCAGCAAAGAGGTGATGGAGCTGGTGCGCCGTGATGCCGAGCTGATTTATGTGGGTAAATCGCGTGACCAGCATACGCTGCCGCAAGAGGAAATTAATTCTTTGCTGGCGCGGCTGGCATTGGAAGGCAAGCGCGTATTGCGCCTCAAAGGCGGTGACCCGTTTATTTTTGGCCGTGGCGGCGAAGAAATTGAAACCCTGATGCAGCATGGCGTGCCGTTTCAGGTGGTGCCAGGCATTACTGCCGCCAACGGGGTGTCGAGTTATGCGGGCATTCCACTCACCCATCGCGATTATGCGCAGGCTTGTTTGTTTATTACCGGGCATTTAAAAGAGGGCAGCATAGACCTGGATTGGCAGGCGATGGCAAGGCCCCGGCAGACCGTGGTGATTTATATGGGTCTGGTTGGGCTGGAGCAAATTTGCGCCAAACTGATTGCAGAAGGCGTTTCACCTGATATGCCAGCGGCGGTGATTCAACAGGGCACCACGCAAAAGCAACGGGTGGTGGAGTCTACCTTGAAAGATCTGGCGGCTGATGTCGCTGCGGCCGGGTTGAAGCCACCCAGCCTGACTATTATTGGCGAAGTGGTGAAGCTGCGGTCGCGTTTAAACTGGTTTACGCCCAGCGACGCGTAA
- a CDS encoding DUF3149 domain-containing protein yields the protein MKILIDLLSTDYGLMSFIVIAIMCVVMTWAGIYVYLKARKQ from the coding sequence ATGAAAATTTTGATTGATTTGTTATCTACTGACTATGGTTTGATGAGTTTTATTGTGATTGCGATTATGTGTGTGGTCATGACATGGGCAGGCATTTACGTCTACCTCAAAGCGCGCAAGCAATAA
- a CDS encoding PhoH family protein, with the protein MEITLSPEDNLLLANLCGPLDENIRQLANGLDIDINRRGSTFYLSGTQTNMRLGVQMLENFYARAKKPIELEDIQLGLVEIDKLKPEEVASSAMPTLMTRRGDLHGRTPRQVSYLQQIQDHDITFGIGPAGTGKTYLAVASAVDAMTRDRVKRIVLVRPAVEAGERLGFLPGDLNQKVDPYLRPLYDALYDLAGYDTVNKMFERGAIEVAPLAYMRGRTLNQSFIILDEAQNTTPEQMKMFLTRIGFGTKAVITGDVTQIDLQRHQKSGLVEAQKILKDVKGIAFTQFMSQDVVRHPLVQKIINAYEKFEQTAQKSD; encoded by the coding sequence ATGGAAATTACCCTCTCCCCCGAAGACAACCTGCTGCTGGCAAACCTGTGCGGCCCGCTCGATGAAAATATCCGCCAGTTAGCGAACGGCCTGGACATTGACATCAACCGCCGCGGCAGCACGTTTTACCTAAGCGGCACGCAAACCAATATGCGCCTGGGCGTACAAATGCTGGAAAACTTTTACGCCCGCGCCAAAAAGCCAATTGAGCTGGAAGATATTCAGCTAGGCCTGGTAGAAATCGACAAGCTGAAACCAGAAGAAGTCGCCTCCAGCGCCATGCCCACACTCATGACGCGCCGCGGTGACTTGCATGGCCGCACCCCGCGCCAGGTCAGTTACCTGCAACAGATTCAAGACCACGACATTACGTTTGGCATTGGCCCCGCAGGTACAGGTAAAACCTACCTGGCAGTCGCCAGCGCGGTTGACGCCATGACGCGCGACCGTGTGAAACGCATTGTATTAGTACGCCCGGCGGTAGAAGCCGGTGAGCGCCTGGGCTTTTTACCCGGCGACTTAAACCAAAAAGTCGACCCCTACCTGCGCCCGCTATACGACGCGCTATATGACCTGGCAGGCTATGACACGGTAAACAAAATGTTTGAACGCGGTGCGATTGAAGTTGCGCCATTGGCTTATATGCGTGGCCGCACCTTGAACCAAAGTTTTATTATTCTGGATGAAGCGCAGAACACCACGCCAGAGCAGATGAAGATGTTCTTGACCCGCATCGGTTTCGGCACCAAAGCTGTGATTACAGGGGATGTGACGCAGATTGACCTGCAGCGTCATCAGAAAAGCGGCTTGGTAGAAGCGCAAAAAATTCTCAAAGACGTGAAAGGCATCGCCTTTACCCAGTTTATGTCGCAGGACGTGGTTAGGCATCCGTTAGTGCAGAAGATTATTAATGCGTATGAGAAGTTTGAGCAAACGGCTCAGAAGAGTGACTGA
- a CDS encoding DUF3683 domain-containing protein — protein MNAPVNADLLKHNSTPLTRLREIPYNYTSFSDREIVIRFLGEEIWGILNALRAERKTGRSARMLFEVLGDLWVVTRNPYLQDDLLENPKRRKALIEALYHRIAAINERSSGNDKVQKLVSAATKAVEKFADDFKQTADLRKKALAKLTKFTRKDNVQFDGLARVSHVTDATDWRVEYPFVVINPDTEAEISYLVRACIELGLTIIPRGGGTGYTGGAVPLTPLSAVINTEKLDQHTGVQMRTLPGVSRQVATIECGAGVVTRRAMDAATSAGLEFACDPTSADACCIGGNVAMNAGGKKAVLWGTALDNLASWRMVTPDATWLEVERLDHNLGKIHDIEMARFKISRYDVDFKNLLSEPEILEIPGPSFRKVGLGKDVTDKFLSGLPGVQKEGCDGLITSATFILHRMPKHVRTIALEFFGNVSHAVPAIVEIKDYLDATAKQDPAVIMAGLEHMDERYVKAVGYATKAARQQRPKMVLLCDIASDDENAVGEVASAVVRMCNARNGEGFIAVSAEARKKFWLDRSRTAAIARHTNAFKINEDVVIPLPRLGEYSDGIERINIELSIQNKLRLVDALEAFVAGDLPLQPDEDGNADPEGVKSKQNIALQLLRDVRARWRLLLNTLDEPVAVLGEMGKAFTQYNNVFRAVQSYDLRVSWKRELKRPMADIFAGREYQKILDKLDEIQKTILKSRVFIALHMHAGDGNVHTNIPVNSDDYGMMQDAHAAVARVMDLARGLNGVISGEHGIGITKMAFLDQHTIDTFAAYKNKVDPQGHFNKGKLLMGSGLENAYTPSFGLLEQESIIMEQSAIGEIADDISDCLRCGKCKPVCSTHVPRANLLYSPRNKILGTSLLIEAFLYEEQTRRGISLKHFDEFNDVADHCTVCHRCEKPCPVNIDFGDVSVKMRNFLREQGKKKFNPGTAAGMLYLNAKDPATIKLLRGTMIGMGYKAINIANSLAKKFGLLKDKKAPPATVGKAEIKAQVIHFINRPMPKKMQSKTSRAMLGVEDDTMIPVIRNPQKVTEDSEAVFYFPGCGSERLFSNVGLATQAMLYEVGAITVLPPGYLCCGYPQTASGNHDKGQEITADNRVLFHRVANTLNYLDIKTVIVSCGTCMDQLQKYEFEKIFPGCRLLDIHEYLMEKDMRLQGVTGTRYMYHDPCHSPMKTYKPLEVTNKLMGTDVALNDRCCGESGTFAAARPDIATQVKFRKQEELEKGMEKMGLTVGAPEQSVKILTSCPSCLQGLSRYGDDTGIEADYIVVEMAKHILGENWMENYIQKANNGGIEKVLL, from the coding sequence ATGAACGCACCTGTCAACGCAGATTTGTTAAAGCACAATTCTACTCCTCTCACGCGTTTACGCGAAATACCGTACAACTATACCTCCTTCTCTGACCGCGAAATTGTGATTCGGTTTCTCGGCGAAGAAATTTGGGGCATTTTGAATGCCTTGCGTGCCGAGCGCAAAACTGGCCGTAGCGCACGCATGTTGTTTGAGGTGTTGGGAGACTTGTGGGTGGTGACACGCAACCCCTATCTGCAGGATGACTTGCTGGAAAATCCCAAGCGTCGCAAAGCCCTGATTGAAGCTTTGTACCACCGCATCGCTGCGATTAATGAACGCAGTAGCGGTAACGATAAAGTACAAAAACTTGTTTCTGCGGCGACTAAGGCGGTCGAAAAGTTTGCCGATGACTTTAAGCAAACGGCTGACTTGCGTAAAAAAGCACTGGCTAAACTGACCAAGTTTACCCGCAAAGATAACGTACAGTTTGACGGCTTGGCGCGTGTGTCGCACGTGACTGACGCGACCGACTGGCGCGTGGAATATCCGTTTGTGGTGATTAACCCTGACACCGAAGCCGAGATTTCTTACCTGGTCCGCGCGTGTATCGAATTAGGTTTGACCATTATTCCGCGTGGCGGTGGTACTGGTTATACCGGCGGTGCGGTGCCGTTGACGCCATTGTCAGCCGTGATTAATACCGAAAAACTGGACCAGCACACTGGCGTGCAAATGCGCACTTTGCCTGGCGTTTCACGCCAGGTCGCCACTATTGAGTGTGGCGCCGGGGTGGTGACACGCCGTGCCATGGACGCAGCAACCTCTGCCGGGCTTGAATTTGCCTGCGACCCAACCTCTGCGGACGCTTGCTGCATTGGCGGTAACGTGGCCATGAATGCCGGTGGTAAAAAAGCGGTGCTGTGGGGCACTGCGCTGGATAACCTCGCCTCATGGCGCATGGTGACGCCAGATGCAACCTGGCTGGAAGTTGAGCGTCTGGACCATAACCTGGGCAAGATTCACGATATTGAGATGGCGCGCTTTAAAATCAGCCGCTACGACGTTGACTTTAAAAACCTGTTGTCCGAGCCAGAAATCCTGGAGATTCCAGGCCCTAGCTTCCGTAAAGTGGGCTTGGGTAAAGACGTAACCGACAAGTTTTTGTCTGGCTTGCCTGGCGTGCAAAAAGAGGGTTGCGATGGATTGATTACCTCTGCCACCTTTATTCTGCATCGCATGCCCAAGCATGTGCGCACGATTGCACTCGAGTTCTTTGGTAATGTGTCACACGCAGTGCCTGCGATTGTTGAAATTAAAGACTATCTGGATGCAACTGCCAAACAAGACCCGGCCGTGATTATGGCGGGCCTGGAGCACATGGACGAGCGCTATGTGAAGGCGGTGGGTTACGCCACTAAAGCCGCGCGCCAGCAACGCCCGAAAATGGTGTTGTTGTGTGACATTGCCTCTGACGATGAAAATGCCGTTGGCGAAGTGGCGTCTGCCGTGGTGCGGATGTGTAACGCCCGTAACGGTGAGGGCTTTATTGCCGTTTCGGCTGAAGCACGTAAAAAATTCTGGCTAGACCGCTCACGCACAGCCGCGATTGCGCGCCATACCAATGCTTTTAAAATCAACGAAGACGTGGTGATCCCATTGCCGCGCCTCGGTGAGTATTCTGACGGCATTGAGCGTATCAATATTGAGTTGTCGATTCAGAACAAGCTGCGCCTGGTCGATGCGCTGGAAGCATTTGTGGCAGGCGACTTGCCATTGCAGCCGGATGAAGACGGCAATGCCGACCCTGAAGGTGTGAAGTCAAAACAGAATATTGCGCTGCAACTGTTGCGTGATGTGCGCGCCAGATGGCGCTTGCTGTTGAACACACTCGATGAGCCTGTGGCCGTGCTGGGTGAAATGGGCAAAGCGTTCACGCAATATAACAATGTGTTCCGTGCCGTGCAATCTTACGATTTGCGCGTGTCCTGGAAGCGTGAGCTCAAGCGCCCAATGGCGGATATTTTTGCCGGGCGCGAATACCAGAAAATATTGGATAAACTGGACGAGATTCAGAAAACCATCTTGAAGAGCCGCGTGTTTATTGCGCTGCACATGCACGCTGGTGACGGTAACGTGCATACCAATATCCCGGTTAACTCCGATGACTACGGCATGATGCAAGATGCGCATGCTGCAGTGGCGCGCGTGATGGATTTGGCACGTGGCCTCAATGGGGTGATTTCTGGTGAGCATGGTATTGGCATCACCAAAATGGCGTTTTTGGACCAGCACACCATTGATACGTTTGCCGCCTACAAAAACAAGGTAGACCCTCAAGGCCACTTTAACAAAGGCAAGCTGTTGATGGGCTCAGGGCTGGAAAACGCCTACACGCCTAGCTTTGGCCTGCTGGAGCAAGAGTCCATCATCATGGAACAGTCTGCCATTGGCGAGATTGCCGATGATATTTCTGACTGCCTGCGTTGCGGCAAATGTAAGCCAGTGTGCTCTACGCATGTGCCACGCGCTAACTTGTTGTATTCACCACGTAACAAGATTTTGGGCACCTCGCTGCTGATTGAAGCTTTTTTATACGAAGAGCAGACGCGTCGCGGTATTTCGCTCAAGCATTTTGACGAGTTTAACGATGTGGCCGACCATTGTACGGTCTGCCACCGTTGCGAAAAGCCATGCCCGGTGAATATCGACTTTGGTGATGTGTCAGTCAAAATGCGTAACTTTTTGCGTGAACAAGGCAAAAAGAAATTCAACCCAGGCACCGCCGCCGGTATGTTGTACTTAAACGCCAAAGATCCGGCAACGATTAAATTGCTGCGCGGCACCATGATAGGCATGGGCTATAAGGCGATTAATATCGCCAATAGCCTGGCCAAAAAATTTGGTCTGCTCAAGGATAAAAAAGCGCCGCCAGCGACGGTGGGCAAGGCAGAAATCAAGGCGCAGGTGATTCATTTTATTAATCGCCCGATGCCGAAAAAAATGCAGTCCAAAACGTCACGTGCCATGCTGGGTGTAGAAGATGACACCATGATTCCGGTCATCCGTAATCCGCAAAAGGTGACTGAAGACTCCGAAGCGGTGTTTTATTTCCCTGGTTGCGGCTCCGAGCGCTTGTTCTCCAACGTAGGCCTGGCCACGCAAGCCATGCTGTACGAGGTGGGCGCGATCACCGTGCTGCCACCAGGCTACCTGTGCTGCGGCTACCCGCAAACAGCCTCAGGCAATCACGACAAAGGCCAGGAAATCACCGCCGATAACCGTGTGTTATTCCACCGCGTGGCCAATACACTCAATTACCTGGATATTAAAACGGTGATTGTGTCTTGCGGTACGTGTATGGATCAGTTGCAGAAATACGAGTTTGAGAAGATTTTCCCGGGCTGCCGACTGCTCGATATCCATGAATACCTGATGGAAAAAGACATGCGTCTGCAAGGCGTGACCGGTACACGGTATATGTACCACGACCCGTGTCACTCACCAATGAAGACCTATAAGCCGTTGGAAGTCACCAACAAGCTCATGGGCACCGATGTGGCGTTGAATGACCGTTGCTGCGGCGAGTCTGGTACGTTTGCTGCAGCACGCCCTGACATTGCCACCCAGGTTAAATTCCGCAAGCAAGAAGAGCTGGAAAAGGGCATGGAAAAAATGGGCTTGACCGTGGGTGCGCCCGAGCAGTCAGTCAAAATACTGACTTCTTGCCCAAGCTGCCTGCAAGGCTTGTCACGTTATGGTGACGACACGGGTATTGAAGCCGATTACATTGTGGTGGAAATGGCCAAGCATATATTGGGTGAAAACTGGATGGAAAACTATATTCAGAAGGCCAATAACGGCGGCATCGAGAAAGTGCTGCTGTAA
- the miaB gene encoding tRNA (N6-isopentenyl adenosine(37)-C2)-methylthiotransferase MiaB, with protein MKQDSGKKIFIKSFGCQMNEYDASRMVDLMREHDGMTQTNNMEEADVILLNTCSVREKAEEKVFSHLGRMIPLKEKNPNLVIGVGGCVASQEGEAIIKRAPYVDVVFGPQTLHRLPELIKAKQTENKPQVDITFPEIEKFDHLPPPRIEGATAFLSIMEGCSKYCSFCVVPYTRGEEFSRPFEDVLTEAIQLAEQGVKEITLLGQNVNAYRVQYQGIEADLAMLIETVAEIPQIERIRYTTSHPNEMNERLIACHANVPKLANQLHLPVQAGSDRILMAMKRNYTALQYKGLIRKLKAANPQLTITSDIIVGFPGETEKDFQATLKLMRDVGFDYSFSFLYSPRPGTPASYLPDETPQVDKAAWLKQLQTENETNGDAISRAMLGTVQRVLIDGPSWKDPTLLAGKTDNGRVVDIAADTSYIHQMVQVKITDVYNPHRLVGEIVN; from the coding sequence ATGAAGCAGGACAGCGGTAAAAAAATATTCATCAAGTCGTTTGGTTGCCAGATGAACGAATACGATGCGTCACGCATGGTGGACTTGATGCGTGAGCACGACGGCATGACCCAGACCAACAATATGGAAGAAGCCGATGTCATCCTGCTCAACACTTGTTCGGTGCGCGAAAAAGCCGAAGAAAAAGTGTTTAGCCATTTGGGCCGCATGATTCCGCTCAAAGAGAAAAACCCAAACCTAGTGATTGGGGTCGGCGGTTGTGTCGCCAGCCAGGAAGGTGAGGCCATTATCAAGCGCGCACCTTATGTTGATGTGGTGTTCGGCCCGCAAACCCTGCATCGTTTGCCAGAGCTGATTAAGGCCAAGCAAACCGAAAACAAGCCGCAGGTTGATATTACCTTCCCCGAAATTGAAAAGTTTGACCACTTGCCTCCGCCACGCATCGAAGGTGCGACTGCTTTTTTGAGCATTATGGAAGGCTGTAGCAAATATTGCAGCTTTTGCGTGGTGCCTTATACACGTGGTGAAGAATTTTCGCGCCCATTTGAAGATGTGTTGACTGAAGCCATTCAACTGGCCGAGCAAGGCGTGAAAGAAATCACACTGCTTGGGCAAAACGTCAACGCTTACCGCGTGCAATATCAGGGCATAGAGGCTGACTTAGCCATGCTGATTGAAACCGTGGCCGAGATTCCGCAAATCGAGCGCATTCGTTACACCACCAGCCACCCCAACGAAATGAACGAGCGGCTGATTGCCTGCCATGCCAATGTGCCCAAACTAGCCAACCAATTGCACCTGCCGGTGCAAGCTGGCAGTGACCGCATTTTAATGGCAATGAAACGTAACTACACCGCGTTGCAATACAAAGGCCTGATCCGCAAACTCAAAGCAGCCAACCCGCAATTGACGATTACCAGCGACATCATTGTCGGCTTCCCGGGCGAAACAGAAAAAGACTTTCAGGCCACACTCAAACTCATGCGCGACGTCGGCTTTGATTACAGCTTTAGCTTTTTATATAGCCCGCGCCCGGGTACACCCGCCAGTTATTTGCCGGACGAAACGCCACAAGTGGATAAAGCGGCTTGGCTCAAACAACTGCAAACTGAAAACGAAACCAACGGTGACGCCATCAGCCGTGCCATGTTAGGCACCGTGCAACGTGTGCTGATTGACGGCCCATCATGGAAAGACCCTACCCTGCTGGCAGGTAAAACTGATAATGGCCGCGTGGTGGATATTGCTGCTGATACCAGCTACATCCACCAAATGGTGCAGGTTAAAATCACCGATGTTTACAACCCACATCGTCTCGTTGGCGAAATAGTGAATTAA
- a CDS encoding glutathione S-transferase gives MVLPILYSYRRCPYAMRARMALWSAKIQLEVREVSLRDKPAHLLQISPKGTVPVLQLEEGSILEQSLDIMQWALAQSDPQGWLDADHDAVNRLIAINDGEFKKALDRYKYPERYPEQSQLVYRQQGEQFLQMLETALQQHRFLLGDSASVADVAIFPFIRQFAAVDGEWFAGSAYPRLRTWLEGWLESSLCAEIMQKFPTYTELVL, from the coding sequence ATGGTGTTGCCTATTCTTTACTCCTACCGCCGTTGTCCGTATGCCATGCGTGCGCGGATGGCGTTGTGGTCGGCAAAAATCCAGCTTGAGGTGCGTGAAGTTTCATTGCGCGACAAACCTGCACATTTATTGCAGATTTCCCCCAAAGGCACGGTGCCAGTCTTGCAGCTGGAGGAGGGCTCTATATTGGAGCAGAGTCTGGATATTATGCAATGGGCACTGGCTCAGAGTGATCCTCAAGGCTGGCTCGATGCTGACCATGACGCGGTGAATCGCCTGATTGCTATTAACGATGGTGAGTTTAAAAAAGCACTGGACCGTTATAAATATCCAGAGCGTTACCCTGAACAATCACAATTGGTTTACCGCCAGCAAGGTGAGCAGTTTTTGCAGATGCTGGAAACTGCCTTGCAGCAACATCGTTTTTTGTTGGGGGATTCTGCCAGTGTGGCCGATGTGGCGATTTTTCCGTTTATCCGTCAGTTTGCGGCGGTGGATGGAGAGTGGTTTGCGGGGAGTGCTTATCCACGATTGCGGACTTGGTTAGAGGGGTGGTTGGAAAGCTCTTTGTGTGCAGAGATTATGCAGAAGTTTCCTACTTATACTGAGCTTGTTTTGTAA
- a CDS encoding sensor histidine kinase codes for MRLLPRRLLSRIMLLIAILLAVSIYASLKIFDYFDREPRATAAALQAVTIVNYTRASLIASHENRRLALLSELSGREGVRVYAADFLEDIEPLPLDPFINLVAQKIRERMGEETIITVNHYDIPGLWISFNVGQDDFWVVIPKIQVDRPFPWHWLGWAAVVGLLSLVGAYLLAARINRPLTMLVHAAERLRNGEPAPKLPEDSVEELREVTHTFNEMAESLARLDAERTLLLAGVSHDIRTPLARLRLAVEMLPSEADYMKHGMIEDISDMDNIIHQFLDFVRGVEGEPTRMMDINDLLHALAERQRRAGRELKVSLGPKYFIPIRPLAMQRLLDNLVGNAYNYGKGKVEVRSQVMADKIVISVLDNGPGIPPEHAERLLRPFERMDSARNKYEGGSGLGLAICNRIATLHGGQLALLNRPEGGLEARLSLPILPNA; via the coding sequence GTGCGTTTACTGCCCCGCAGACTGCTGTCCCGCATCATGTTACTGATTGCCATTTTGCTGGCAGTCAGTATCTATGCGTCGCTCAAAATCTTTGATTATTTTGACCGCGAACCACGCGCAACCGCGGCGGCCCTGCAGGCGGTCACCATCGTTAACTACACCCGCGCCTCACTCATCGCCTCACATGAAAACCGCCGTCTGGCCTTGCTGTCAGAGCTATCTGGCCGCGAGGGCGTGCGTGTGTATGCAGCAGACTTTTTGGAAGACATTGAGCCGCTACCGCTAGACCCGTTTATTAACCTGGTGGCCCAAAAAATCAGGGAACGCATGGGCGAAGAGACCATCATCACGGTCAATCACTACGATATTCCCGGGCTCTGGATTAGTTTTAATGTCGGCCAGGATGACTTCTGGGTGGTCATTCCCAAAATTCAGGTTGACCGCCCTTTCCCTTGGCACTGGCTGGGCTGGGCCGCGGTGGTCGGCCTGTTATCGCTAGTTGGCGCCTACCTGCTCGCAGCGCGCATTAACCGCCCGCTCACCATGTTGGTACATGCGGCAGAACGCTTACGCAACGGCGAACCGGCGCCAAAACTGCCAGAAGACAGCGTGGAAGAACTGCGCGAAGTGACGCACACCTTTAACGAAATGGCAGAGTCACTGGCGCGGCTGGATGCAGAACGCACTTTATTATTAGCCGGTGTTTCACATGATATCCGCACGCCACTGGCGCGATTACGGCTAGCCGTAGAAATGTTGCCATCAGAAGCCGATTACATGAAGCACGGCATGATTGAAGATATTTCAGACATGGACAATATCATTCACCAGTTTTTGGATTTTGTACGCGGGGTAGAAGGCGAGCCCACCCGCATGATGGACATCAACGACCTGCTGCACGCGCTGGCAGAGCGCCAACGCCGCGCCGGGCGCGAGTTAAAAGTGTCACTGGGGCCTAAATACTTTATTCCAATCCGCCCGCTTGCCATGCAGCGCTTGCTCGATAACCTGGTCGGCAATGCCTACAACTACGGCAAAGGTAAAGTAGAAGTGCGCAGTCAGGTGATGGCCGATAAAATTGTCATTAGCGTGCTCGATAACGGCCCCGGCATCCCCCCCGAGCATGCCGAACGTTTGCTGCGCCCGTTTGAGCGCATGGATAGCGCGCGCAACAAATATGAAGGTGGCAGCGGCTTAGGGCTGGCCATTTGCAACCGCATTGCCACTTTGCATGGCGGCCAGCTGGCCTTACTCAACCGCCCAGAAGGTGGGCTAGAAGCCAGGCTTTCTTTACCTATTCTGCCTAACGCCTGA
- a CDS encoding quinone-dependent dihydroorotate dehydrogenase, with the protein MNIYPLLKPLLFQLDAEQAHDLTLQSLKRAEKLGLLKLATTRLPEQPTQVMGLTFPNPVGLAAGLDKNAAVIDGMAALGFGFIEVGTVTPRPQPGNPKPRLFRLPAAEAIINRFGFNNLGVDQLVQNVKATRFKGILGINIGKNFDTPNDRAAEDYLTCMRKVYSHASYITVNISSPNTKNLRALQEKDALGQLLATLKSEQKILSQVHGKYVPVVLKIAPDLTTEQVEEIAGLLMQHRMDGVIATNTTLARDAVAGLPHAEEAGGLSGAPVKAGATRVIQTLAASLQGSLPIIGVGGILNGDDAKEKIAAGASLVQLYSGLIYKGPQLIKDCRKALR; encoded by the coding sequence ATGAATATTTACCCGCTGCTTAAGCCGCTACTGTTTCAACTCGATGCAGAACAGGCACATGACCTCACCTTGCAATCGCTCAAGCGCGCCGAAAAACTCGGCCTGCTAAAATTGGCCACCACGCGATTACCCGAGCAACCCACTCAGGTGATGGGGCTGACTTTTCCTAATCCGGTTGGTTTGGCGGCAGGCCTGGATAAGAATGCAGCCGTGATTGATGGCATGGCCGCGCTTGGTTTTGGCTTTATTGAAGTGGGCACCGTCACCCCGCGCCCACAGCCGGGCAACCCCAAGCCACGGTTGTTCCGTTTGCCAGCGGCGGAGGCGATTATTAACCGCTTTGGCTTTAATAATCTGGGCGTCGATCAACTGGTGCAGAATGTGAAAGCCACCAGATTTAAAGGCATTTTGGGCATTAATATCGGCAAAAATTTTGATACACCCAACGATAGAGCCGCAGAAGACTACCTGACCTGCATGCGCAAAGTGTATAGCCATGCCAGCTATATCACGGTGAATATCTCCTCACCCAACACCAAAAACCTGCGCGCTTTGCAAGAAAAAGACGCACTAGGCCAATTGCTGGCAACCCTTAAATCTGAGCAAAAAATCCTGTCACAAGTACATGGTAAATATGTGCCCGTGGTCTTGAAAATTGCACCTGACCTGACCACCGAGCAAGTCGAGGAAATTGCAGGCCTGCTTATGCAACATCGTATGGATGGCGTCATTGCCACCAACACTACGCTGGCGCGCGACGCTGTAGCCGGGTTGCCACACGCAGAAGAAGCCGGCGGCTTGTCTGGCGCACCAGTTAAAGCAGGTGCTACGCGTGTGATTCAAACCCTGGCGGCGTCACTGCAAGGCAGTTTGCCGATTATTGGCGTGGGCGGTATTTTGAACGGTGACGATGCCAAAGAAAAAATAGCCGCGGGTGCCAGCCTGGTGCAGCTTTATAGCGGCCTGATTTACAAAGGGCCGCAGTTAATCAAGGATTGTCGCAAAGCCCTGCGCTAA